In Phragmites australis chromosome 17, lpPhrAust1.1, whole genome shotgun sequence, the following are encoded in one genomic region:
- the LOC133897465 gene encoding uncharacterized protein LOC133897465 — protein MLRLHRRRRTRARMAVGVPASEAVGRAAEAIGGGDGGEVPLEIYGKEELPADGVPAVEVEVKREAAAPVERAPAAIAVEGEEEGHDGEDKNEAAVIEEEGEKWLKHYSSTQSILTVGDGDFSFSLALATAFGSGANLVATSLDTYEALRGKYSKAESNIMELKRLGTTVLHGVDAKTMRFHTDLKNKRFDRIVFNFPHAGFKGKEDDMHMINLHKELVWGFFCNARYLLRRYGEIHVTHKIGGVYDRWDLEHLASACSLVLVVNVGFQKEYYPGYNQKRGDSARCDEPFDIGASCTFKFQIGDLKKLKKMNGNRAGSISNLGGSNVHPGHLATDTGPFHPLPPVQEWPRQHFPSPVNTGGMLIPRQPYIVDQWQQPGFPLKSDCVVRAFHQHDTFRPMLSIPGLSLNALPAPAPGGIPSPMGRIPRPNLLAPQEQHWYQQRTIADPLGSDNYSYFAREYQRSQQRNYDLPRQVMPRATSFNYSAFLERRHRDREHAQKQEWLRRMIALYGRQ, from the exons ATGCTTCGCCTCCATCGACGGCGACGCACGCGAGCGCGCATGGCGGTCGGGGTGCCCGCTTCGGAGGCAGTAGGGCGCGCCGCGGAGGCGATCGGCGGCGGGGACGGGGGTGAGGTGCCATTGGAGATTTATGGGAAGGAGGAGCTGCCAGCGGACGGGGTGCCGGCAGTCGAGGTAGAGGTgaagagggaggcggcggcgccagTGGAGCGGGCACCGGCGGCGATCGCAgtggaaggggaggaggagggccaCGACGGCGAGGATAAGAACGAGGCGGCGGTGattgaggaggagggggagaaaTGGCTGAAGCATTACTCCTCTACGCAAAGCATACTGACTGTCGGCGACGGGGATTTCTCCTTCTCGCTGGCGCTGGCCACTGCGTTCGGCTCCGGCGCGAACCTCGTCGCGACGTCCCTCGACACCTATG AGGCTCTGAGGGGCAAATACAGCAAAGCAGAGTCAAATATAATGGAGCTGAAAAGATTGGGTACCACAGTTTTGCATGGTGTTGATGCAAAAACAATGAGGTTTCACACTGACTTGAAGAACAAACGGTTTGATCGGATTGTCTTTAATTTTCCTCATGCTGGCTTCAAAGGAAAAGAGGACGACATGCATATGATCAA CTTGCACAAGGAGTTGGTGTGGGGCTTTTTCTGCAACGCACGCTACCTTCTTCGGCGATATGGTGAAATCCACGTTACCCACAAGATTGGTGGGGTATATGACAGATGGGATCTTGAGCACCTAGCCTCTGCGTGTTCTCTTGTTCTGGTTGTGAACGTTGGTTTTCAAAAAGAATACTATCCTGGGTATAACCAAAAGAGAGGAGATAGTGCAAGGTGCGATGAACCTTTCGATATAGGTGCTAGTTGCACATTCAAGTTCCAAATCGGAGACCTGAAGAAGCTGAAGAAAATGAATGGAAACAGGGCTGGTTCAATCTCAAACCTTGGAGGCAGTAACGTCCATCCTGGACACTTGGCAACTGACACAGGGCCATTTCATCCGCTTCCTCCTGTTCAAGAATGGCCTCGGCAACATTTTCCTTCACCAGTTAACACAGGTGGCATGCTGATACCTCGACAGCCTTACATAGTTGATCAATGGCAACAGCCAGGTTTTCCACTGAAGTCTGATTGCGTAGTGAGAGCCTTTCATCAGCACGACACTTTCCGTCCGATGCTCAGCATCCCAGGGCTATCGCTGAATGCTTTGCCCGCTCCAGCTCCAGGCGGCATTCCTTCACCAATGGGCAGAATCCCACGTCCCAATCTCCTTGCACCTCAGGAACAGCATTGGTATCAGCAGAGAACTATTGCTGATCCGCTTGGAAGCGATAACTACTCTTACTTCGCCCGCGAATACCAGAGGAGTCAGCAGAGGAACTATGATCTGCCGAGGCAAGTGATGCCCAGAGCAACCAGCTTTAACTATTCTGCCTTCTTGGAACGGCGCCACAGGGACAGGGAGCATGCTCAGAAGCAAGAGTGGCTGCGCAGGATGATTGCATTGTATGGTAGGCAGTGA